The Drosophila mauritiana strain mau12 chromosome 2R, ASM438214v1, whole genome shotgun sequence genome has a segment encoding these proteins:
- the LOC117137103 gene encoding probable cytochrome P450 6a14, translating into MLLTLALLSLVLLLAYRFYYNTYTYWARMGVPHERPLPVIGNSKGIGTKYHLRDISKRIYDKFKGQAPIAGMFLFFKRTAVVTDLDLIKQVLIKDFHYFQDRGVFTNTRDDPLTGNLLTLEGDEWKSMRHKLTPVFTSGKMKKMSEVVIEVGHRLADTMEKAVKVGEVDNGDVEIKELCARFTTDVIGTCAFGLECHSLADPKAEFRKMGRMIFEKPRHSALIQIFIVTNSKLAKKLRMKILRDDLTDFFLSAVKNTVDYRLKNGIKRNDFMDQLIELRAEDQEAAKKGQGIDLSHGLTLEQMAAQAFVFFLAGFDTSSSTMAFCLYELALQPEIQNQVRDEIERVLDGEPITYDALAEMTYLEQVLSETLRKHPIVPQLLRETNENYKVPNTEIIIEKGTSLLIPVHSIHYDPDLYPQPELFDPSRFEADKSNSRHPFAYLPFGDGPRSCIGLRFGKMQAKIGIVSLLQRFKFGVSDLTEIPLVLDTRSPTLAVKHGIHLKVERI; encoded by the exons ATGCTGCTCACGCTCGCACTATTGAGTTTGGTCCTCTTGTTGGCCTATAGATTCTACTACAACACCTATACATATTGGGCCAGAATGGGCGTGCCCCATGAGCGCCCTCTACCGGTGATTGGAAACTCGAAGGGTATCGGAACAAAGTACCACCTACGCGACATCAGTAAAAGGATATACGACAAGTTCAAGGGCCAGGCACCCATTGCGGGAATGTTCCTGTTCTTCAAGCGAACGGCCGTGGTCACTGATCTCGACCTCATCAAGCAAGTGCTCATCAAGGACTTCCATTACTTTCAAGATCGCGGTGTCTTTACCAACACTCGGGACGATCCCTTGACGGGAAACCTTCTTACTTTGGAGGGCGATGAGTGGAAGTCGATGAGGCACAAGCTCACACCTGTCTTCACCTCCGGAAAGATGAAGAAAATGTCGGAGGTGGTTATAGAGGTGGGGCATCGCCTGGCCGACACCATGGAAAAGGCGGTGAAGGTGGGCGAAGTGGATAATGGGGATGTGGAGATCAAGGAACTCTGTGCCCGGTTCACCACGGATGTCATTGGAACGTGCGCCTTCGGGTTGGAATGCCACAGTCTTGCGGATCCCAAAGCAGAATTCCGAAAAATGGGCCGCATGATCTTTGAGAAACCGCGTCATTCGGCGCTAATTCAAATCTTTATAGTCACCAACTCAAAGTTGGCTAAAAAGTTAAGGATGAAGATCCTTCGCGATGATTTGACCGACTTCTTCTTGTCGGCGGTGAAAAACACCGTCGACTATCGCCTCAAGAACGGTATAAAGCGGAATGACTTTATGGACCAGTTAATAGAGCTCCGAGCGGAGGACCAAGAAGCAGCCAAGAAAGGTCAGGGTATCGATCTCTCCCACGGCTTGACCCTGGAGCAAATGGCTGCCCAGGCCTTTGTGTTCTTCTTGGCTGGATTCGATACCTCCTCCAGTACGATGGCCTTCTGTTTGTACGAACTAGCCCTCCAGCCGGAGATCCAGAATCAAGTAAGGGATGAGATAGAAAGGGTTCTGGATGGAGAACCGATTACCTACGATGCCTTAGCGGAAATGACCTATCTGGAACAGGTCTTGTCTG AAACTCTTCGAAAACATCCTATTGTCCCGCAACTTTTGCGCGAAACGAATGAAAACTATAAGGTCCCCAATACTGAGATCATCATTGAGAAGGGAACTTCATTGCTGATACCTGTGCACAGTATTCACTACGATCCGGACTTGTATCCACAACCAGAACTCTTCGATCCCAGCCGCTTCGAGGCTGATAAGTCCAATTCCCGCCATCCATTTGCATATCTGCCCTTCGGCGATGGACCACGCAGTTGCATAGGTCTGCGTTTCGGCAAAATGCAGGCCAAGATTGGCATTGTGTCCTTGCTTCAGCGCTTCAAGTTCGGTGTTTCAGATCTAACAGAGATCCCCTTAGTTTTGGACACTCGCAGCCCCACCTTGGCGGTCAAGCATGGAATTCATCTAAAAGTCGAACGCATATAG